From Weissella diestrammenae, a single genomic window includes:
- the metK gene encoding methionine adenosyltransferase, with protein MVEKRLFTSESVSEGHPDKVSDQISDAILDAILAKDPNARTAIETSVTTGFVNIFGEVSTSAYVNMNQIVRQTLKRIGYGDPDAGFLADDIHVALTIDEQSPDIAQGVDTAIEQREAGGVDPLDQIGAGDQGLMFGYATNETDQYLPLSVVLSHALVRKQAEVRRSGELDYLLPDAKAQVTVELDEHDRATRIEAVVLSTQHRDTVTLEKLRQDVRALIIDQVLPAELVDADTRYYINPTGRFVIGGPKGDAGMTGRKIIVDTYGGYARHGGGAFSGKDATKVDRSAAYATRHIAKNIVAAGLAERIEIQVAYAIGVAAPVSIAVETYGTSQVPEDQLVQAIRDLFELRPAGIIADLDLRQPRYEATAAYGHFGRPELDLPWERLDKVDTLKAYFNR; from the coding sequence ATGGTAGAAAAACGTTTATTTACATCAGAATCCGTATCAGAAGGGCACCCCGATAAAGTATCTGATCAAATTTCAGACGCCATTTTGGATGCAATCCTGGCAAAAGATCCAAATGCTCGCACAGCCATTGAAACGTCTGTCACAACAGGTTTCGTCAATATTTTTGGTGAAGTATCAACAAGCGCATACGTCAACATGAATCAAATCGTGCGGCAAACCCTAAAACGCATCGGGTATGGTGACCCAGATGCAGGCTTTTTGGCCGATGATATCCACGTCGCCTTAACAATCGACGAACAATCACCTGACATCGCACAAGGGGTTGATACTGCGATTGAACAACGTGAAGCTGGTGGCGTTGACCCGCTTGACCAAATTGGTGCTGGTGACCAAGGCTTGATGTTTGGCTATGCGACGAATGAAACTGATCAATATTTACCATTATCAGTTGTTTTATCGCACGCCCTTGTTCGCAAGCAAGCTGAAGTTCGCCGTTCCGGTGAACTGGACTACCTTTTACCTGATGCCAAGGCCCAAGTCACAGTCGAATTGGACGAGCATGACCGCGCAACACGCATCGAAGCAGTTGTCCTATCAACACAACATCGTGACACGGTCACTTTAGAAAAACTTCGCCAAGATGTCCGGGCGTTGATTATCGACCAAGTCTTGCCAGCCGAATTGGTTGATGCTGATACGCGCTACTACATCAATCCGACGGGTCGCTTCGTCATCGGTGGTCCCAAAGGCGACGCCGGTATGACTGGCCGTAAAATCATTGTTGATACGTATGGTGGCTATGCCCGGCATGGTGGGGGTGCCTTTTCGGGAAAAGACGCAACTAAGGTTGACCGTTCAGCCGCTTACGCGACGCGCCATATTGCCAAAAACATTGTGGCAGCTGGCTTAGCCGAACGAATTGAAATTCAAGTGGCCTATGCAATTGGGGTCGCAGCGCCAGTTTCAATCGCCGTTGAAACATATGGCACAAGTCAAGTACCAGAAGACCAATTAGTTCAGGCCATTCGCGACTTATTTGAACTACGGCCTGCTGGTATCATCGCAGACCTAGATTTAAGGCAGCCACGCTATGAAGCAACCGCCGCCTACGGACATTTTGGACGCCCAGAACT